Part of the Acropora palmata chromosome 10, jaAcrPala1.3, whole genome shotgun sequence genome, TACCTCGGACTTCCTATTTGTTGAACCCATTGTGACTAACATTTGACGATTTTTATCAGTTTTTGGAGGTTCTCTTTTCATCTCCTTCCAGCTGCAAATATATATGGATTAGATTATGACGCCCGTATTCTCGGTAACGgcctcttcgtcttcttcttcgtgTAACTACCGACTTGTCCGCCATATTTTTCAACTCTTTCCCAGGCCTTTCCGCTGCGAAAGATCACATGCTGTTTTTACACCAATAGCGTGAAAGCTTCAAAGCAGCGCGTCCTTTTCAAATGTTCTCGCTCTCCTCGAAAATTCCAGCGTGGTCTCCATCGATTTTAGAActaaagtttctttttaactttagaGAATCCATTCCAGAGTGAACTAATATTCAGTTTAATGTGTTTGGTATTGAAAAACGACTGATGGCTGAACGAAACTCGAGGAAAAGAAGCTAAGAGAAGGTACGTGTAAGTCTTGTGTCATGGCTCAACTTGTTTGCACGTGTAatttgtgctgaaatttttttcaaaaatgtttcatcCGCTAAAACGAATGGCCATTTTAGGCAATTATCTCACTTTCTTTTATAAAGAAGTATGCACGTAACAGTTGATATGTAAGCTTAATTGGTCTAAGAATATTTGGAAGCAATTATGGCCTTCGGATATAATCGTATTCTACAAAAGGTGCATTGTTTAAGGCATTAGGGCTAAGACCTAAGAGGCTTTACTTGGAGTATTGAGTACTAGCATAAAGGCTCATGATTATTTGATGCTTTAAGTGTATTTTTATCTTGTCAAACTCTTTCATTTATGGAGTTTAACTTGGACTCCTTTGCAGTTATCCTTTGACAAGAAATTCTTTTCCTCTTGTACTTTTATGGTGCCGTAATTGCATGTAAATAAACACTGAATTAAACTTCCTCAAAAGGACTTTAAAGGATTGCCCTGTTATCCGTCACCTTTAGGGTTTAAGTTTGCTAAAGCTTAAGCTCGaatcaaaactaaaattcaatAGTCTTAGGGGTCATTGGAGCGTTGAGGGGGGTctcaaaagccaaaattttttttgatatACAAGTTAATTATCAGGGTTGAACTGTTTGAAAATTGATTATAGCACTATTCATTGGTTAAGTGTGACCAAAATCAATAAGGTTTTCATATCTAACTTAGTGCGAATCTTGCTTCGAACATCTCTCTCTAGAACTTACATGTAAATTGgtggtttattttttatcttgaaGGACTTGTCCCTGGGGTTGCCCAGGAGGATGGTTACAAGTAGAATTTAACCACAAATTATTCATTCAGTTGAGACGTTGTGTGTTTCTatgagggttgtccaatacacccgAACTGAGTCGGATCGTCTAAGGTATGCACCGACCCGACTAGCTGGAAGTCCGAtggcgagagacttagaaaacaaATGCATTACTTGAGTAATGTCTTTGCAGAGGATAGGAAAAGCCGGCAGATCGAGGCGGTCAGACACGGATGGACCCGACTAGCCGAAAGTCCGAtggcgagagacttagaaaacaaACGCATTACTAGAGTTATGTCTTTGCAGAGGGTAGGAAAAGTCGGCGGATCGAGTCGGTCGGACACGGATGGACACGATCCGTCTTTGCGAACACCGACCCGACTAGCCGGAAGTCCGATGGCGAGGGACTTAGAAAACAAACGCATTACTAGAGTAACGTCTTTGCAGAGCGTAGGAAAAGCCGGCGGATCGAGTCGGTCGGACACGGATGGACACGATCTGTCTTTGCGAAGACCGACCCGACTTGCCGGATGTCTGAtggcgagagacttagaaaacaaACGCATTACTACAGTAATGTCTTTGCAGAGGGTAGGAAAAGCCGGCGGATCGAGTCAGTCGGACACGGATGGACACGATCCGTCTTTGCGAAGACCGACCCCACTAGCCGGAAGTCCGAAggcgagagacttagaaaacaaACGCATTTACAGATTGATGTCTTTGCAGAGGGTAGGAAAAGCTGGCGGATCGAGTTGATCAGTCTGCGATTGTGTCCGATTgcgagagacaaaaaaaaagcaaacgcATGATTTAGAGTAATGCCTTCGCCGAGGATTAGGAAGTCTCTTGTAGAGTCGATCAAAGATTAATGGAAGCAGACAGAAACTGTCTTTTTCGTCGGTTGGTTTCAACGCGATTAATGGGAAGtgttggaaaagaaaataggtGATAAATTAGGGAAAGGGTTTGCAGTGGACTGAAACAGCAAACAGACGGTATAAAATTTTGTGAGTACGGAAGATACTCGattttaattgttgaaaaatgttgcAGCAAGTACTGAAAACAATAGCGCTTGTTTCTAGTgcgttctttttctttcatcgtGTTGACTGGCTTGTTTGGTCATTAAACATTGCAAGACATAATGTTCAACATAATtacattttggaaaggctgCACTTCTTGTTCATCAACAAATGTTGAACGTGTCACCTGCCTTACAACCATGATGTTGGGCGAGAATGTTTTTGTTAtctatcaaacacaaggaagagtgtttcatcagatatctaaacactgagaagtaggttgaaaaaacgaggcgcagcctcTGTTTTACATTGCTTCTCAAAGCATATTCttagagaaaagaaaggaaaaagttcaccaaattttatgataattactCTTGTAGAATCAGACACTATATTCTTGCTATGTAAATGCTATTTCAGAGAGCTATTGAAATCGTATTTAAAGCATATTTAATTGCTATGTTAGAGATCATACAAGGCCATATTTTTTAAGAGTGTGTTATAACTATGATTTAGCTTCTTAAAATGACATAAAAACCtatttttttactattttaatggaaccattaaaattaatagtctATCAAATAACTATTTAATAGCATTAATATCAAGGCAGGTATTagcaattgaaagaaataggttttaaatagcattttgataaattttcaacagtattttttttcctttcagtcCCTAAACAACGGAATGAAACAGTCTTAAGATAGCAATCAAATACCTGTGAAATAGATACAACATAGATTATACATAGCACAAATAACCAGGTGTTTACTTAGGTAGGTAAAAAATAGCGTTTAAATGAATGTGACATAGTACAAATAACTAGGTGGTTTAATGAAATGGTAAAATATACTGTTAAAATAGCATTGAAATAGATTCTAAATACAAGAATACTTTCTGATCTAGCCCCTGCAGATTTGAACGAGAAACAGGCTTAAAATATTACATAGTTATAATAAATAGATTTTAAATATAGATAATTCATAGATTATATACagacttcaaattttgaaaataattatttaggactttaatataatttgcacatttacatacctcaaacaatgcaaaattaagaaatagccTTATTAAATTAGAACTAACAGACATTGAAGATAATAATTACTGGTTATAAACATAGACAAAAGTTTGaacagattttcatttaagAACAAGGATAGCCAGAGAAGAAAGGTGCCAACTCAGGACAACAGTAATACCAAAAGAACCATGTCTTGAGAaactgaaatatatttttattgaatgcCCCAGGGAGTAAAAAACTTTTACAGGTATCATCTGTCAAAAGGTAAAAACCATTTACAGAACATATAACAGCAGTGTCAGGAGGAGGCTTGATTCTTGCCAGGTTCATTACCTTTTTGAgccataaaaaaagaaagaaattttttaagttaaaacaATATGTTGTTGAATGGCAGCACTGCATGGGCTTCATGCTACTGTTAACAAATTTAGCGTCTATGAGAAGAAAACTTAACATTATGAGCATAAAAGACAGGTTTAATGCAAATGACATCCATTGTTGTTTCTAAGTGTCACGCTGTTCTGGGCACTTGAATTGCAAACCCTGACTTGTAATGTGAAACAGCTTAATTCATTCAAAAGAGTTACGATTTGAAATACTTGTTGGATAAACAAGAATCCAGGGGGTCAGTTCTGACTTCTGGTCACTTGGTTTGACATTTactctttttcatttgaaattgaattcaagGTGATAACATGTTATGTATGATACCAACAGCATGTGGTTAATAAATACTGCAATGTGATACTTAGCGAAGAGGCCTTTGTCTTAAAACCAGGCAAGAATTGTATACACTGTGGTTAGATACAATTTAATGAGCCAGCCAAAACCAATAGTCCCTATAGTTCCATAGAATTAACAGCTGAACTACAGACGGTTTCAAGTATtattaagtttgatttgctGTATTAATAAATCTTCGATTTCACTGGAGACTGCCAAACTTTTCAGctactgaaaatatcaaaagctCACTTACCTTACATTGAGTTGATCTTCTTGAGGATAATCGATCTCGAACAATAGACATTCCACTCTTTGTACTCAGGGGGTTGGCATGTAATATGCTTTTTACACAAAATAATTGAGTCCACAAAGAAAGATGACAACAATGACCTCAAACATATTTTCTTGCCGggtacatttttcatttaaaactttGACAACCAATAGGCCAGTGCTTTCATATGATTTGGAAGCAATGTTGCCAACACCAATTTCATCATTCACATATTCTTTAGCAACATCCTTGCGTATTTCACAATATCTTGTTCCTTTAGCAGGTGTGTTTTGACAACCtgcaattaaaacaaatagGTAACATTAAAATAgttattaatattaagtatctttatttgaaatgtaCACATTCAATGTCAATGTATAATTGTTCGGTTTGTCCTTCATGAGTTTGCCCCCTAACCCCCTACAAGATTGCACCCTACCTTTTAAATTCACCATGGAGAGCTATAACTCCAGTTCTAGTTAAAGCATGCATTTATGCATGAAATTGGTATACTTGTGAATTGGGTTCAGGGTCATTAAAAGAAATCTCTGATTACAGAAGTTAGGAATTATATTAAAGACCAGTGACAACTGTTGCTTAAAATTACCCAGTCACACCTTGATAAAAAAAAGCTGTGTGAAAACAGCAGCTCAGTATATGTTGTTTTCGTTGCTTCATAATCAAAAAGTGTACTAAGTAACAACGAGTCAAACTGGATTAATTTTGGCTACTTTGACAAAATCAAGTCTACCATCACCATCACCAACATCGCTCGAGTAAATTAAGACAGCAAATTACGCTCCTCTCAAGTACGCAACTAACATTTAAGCCACCTAATTGGTTCCtgggttaggttagggtctGCATACACTCTTATAAAATAATGGGTCAACAGCATTCACTTATATTGCATCAGATAATCCTCTAATTTACGTGCAATTTTATGAAGCCTCTGTGAATACTGTATGTCCAAACATTATGATTAAGTTACTACTTACCAATAACAACTGAGCCATCCATTCCAGCAAACTTCAATTCACCCACATCACGACAGCAGCAAACCTGTCGAGCATTTTTCATATTGCCATCCAACACAAGCACAGACTCACATCCAGGCTTATTACAGGTATGATCTGTGGTGAAATATTGCAGTGTTCATAAAAACTATGAACATGttgaatatttggtatttttttcttacaaacATTGAAGTTATGTTCAAGGATAATTTAAGGCCTGGGTGtatatgttgcaggttaaatttgatttcaggtaaaAAGGATTTTAAACGTaggttgatttgaaatttctttgtctctgtttatgataatgaatgccagagataaagaaattacaaatcaacctacagtaggttaaaatcattttgacctgaaatcaaatttaacctgcaacatataTACATCCATTATGTATCATATAAAACCATAGGCTACAGGAAACAAGGGTTTTGGACTAAAGCAAGGTTATATTTAAATCAAATAAAGTTGAGTTACTCACACTGAAGTAGTCTCTTATATTTTCTGATCGTTTTCCCTATTTTTGTTGTAGAATAGCCCTAACAACACACTGTTGGATTCATAACCACATCACAAGCATTCGTTAACTCTTGGTAACCGAGCATCCTGCTTAAATTCCAGGCACACGTGCTAAGCATGCATGCGTTAACGCTTAAAAATAACTGGGTGGGAAATGACTTAACTGTTGCGAGGAGAATTCAGCTACTGGCCAATCACTGagcagaaaatacaaaagacattgtttttcaaagtcaCCAGCAGATGGTAAGAGCAAAAATAATTCtaaactaataaaaaattaaataaaaataaaaataaaaaaataaaagaaagatcGAGCAAAAGTAAACTCCTTCCACCCCCTGCTGGTTgcaaaatgtgacaaaaagaTGCCTCTCCCCACAGCAAAGGggtcaacaataattttgaaatatgaaaCATACCTTCAGTGTGAGTAATTCAACATTAATtgagacaaataaaactttatTTAGGTGCAAATCCATGTTTCCTATAGCCCatgatcaaacaaaaattttttctaTGTTAATAATCAACATTTTAGTGACTAAAAATTTAAGTGGTCATCACTTTTGTCACCCAATTTACATGATTGCGGATTTGGCCAATGAAATGATTCAAGCTCTACTTCTGCTTAATATCAACAGCCAGTGTTAAGAACCACATTACCTTCAATAGAAccatcatcttttttttcatcagtaattaaaacaaacatatTCTTATTTAATAATACATACTTTGCTAGCATAAGACCTCACTTTAAAATAAGTTCTAAGGTTAGGTGCACTCACCTCCCCATCTTCACACAAAAGCATCATGAAATTTTCCTGTAATAGCTTGTGCCAATTCATTACTGTCATCGATTGCATGGAATATCAGGAAGACTAAGATTATACTTTTTCATAACAGCAAGACAACCAAACAGCAGAAATGCTTCCTCCAGTCTTCTTCTATCCAGGGCCCTCTGTGTCGTCAAAAGCTCAAGAAGCTCTTCAGGAGTTTCtctaaatatgaaaatgatgGGTACTGTTATTAACCATGTATGCAGTGTTAAAAGTAGTCCAGACTAGAGAAATCAATTATAACTAATTTCCAAATTCCCACACTTCATATTATAAACAATGACATGTTACATGTCAAATAATTCCAGAGATCATTAACTTAATATTCCCCCCCCCTGCTCCCCATCGAACGCTCAATAGCTCTTATCGCAGTCATCAGCGGTCTTAGCACACAAACGAGACTAAAGGGTCATTcttcattgtattgacccatgAGCCTCGTCTCCATGTagctgaaaacaaaggaagccTTGCCCGTGGGTGaaactgcgataacagctattaatTCCATAATGCGCTTTGAGTGCGCTGAGGTGCTATTTGCTTTATGGCTTTCTTGTTATGAAATATAGTTTGGACAAAAACATGACAATAGCCGGATGAGGCTGAAAAAATCACGTTTACGTACAGCGTATCGCGCTTCTTCTTATAGCCAACGCAACTGGCTTTGTGGCTCCCACTTATGACTTACAATGATGAGTTCTGTGACGGTCAAAATAGTAAACTCACCCTTTAAGAACATCGGAGTTCGAGTCAGTCAGGTAAACACTCGAAAAGACGGTCCGTGTCCGATGGAGTAGCTCTGCGAACATTTCACATCC contains:
- the LOC141894364 gene encoding uncharacterized protein LOC141894364 — translated: MLAKYVLLNKNMFVLITDEKKDDGSIEDHTCNKPGCESVLVLDGNMKNARQVCCCRDVGELKFAGMDGSVVIGCQNTPAKGTRYCEIRKDVAKEYVNDEIGVGNIASKSYESTGLLVVKVLNEKCTRQENMFEVIVVIFLCGLNYFV